The DNA sequence gttgaaaatttatgacccgAAAAAATCATAACCCGAACGacccgcacccaaatagcccggcGACCCgagtgggctggcccgaacccgaacgggttagcccgattgacatccctacgttaaatactccctccgtccccgactaagagtcacactttgatcgggcacgagttttaagaaatgtaaagaaaagtttgttgaaaaagttagtggaatgtgagacccatttttttatattggttttataataaaatgtgagtgaattgagttagtggaatgtgggacctccttactatttatggtaaaaatgaagtaaaaatgaagtgtgactcttaattgaggacggaccgaaatagaaaagtgtgactcttaatcggggacggagggagtaataaatatactGCTCTTGACATGCCAGAAATGGGTTAGGTAACAGAgtagaaaagaaaagtttgCATTCACTTTGTACCAAACAGAAGTTAAGAAGTTAATGTGCAGGTAAAAAATCAATTctattctttaatttcttggCATATCTAGATTatcaaactaattaaatttttaaatttcaaatttgaccGGCATTGGTTAACCAATGTCTATATAATTCAAGATAGACATGCAACAACCCAAAACAATacaatacaaaacaaaacaaaaatgcaagCTTCGATTCTTGTTTCCTTTGCCTTGGTAGCCGCATGGCTCATCTACACAAGGCGGCGGCAGTGGCGACACAAGCTCCCACCGGGGCCGCCTTGTCTTCCGATCATCGGAAACATGCTACAACTCGGCCCAAACCCACACAAATCCTTTGCTAACCTCTCCAAAACATACGGCCCCTTGATGTTCCTCAAGCTCGGGAACCAATCCGTCGTGGTTGCCTCATCGCCCGAGACGGCTAAACAAGTCCTTCAAAAACACGGCCACGTCTTCTCGACGCCCTTCACTCCCAACGCAGTGTGCGTGCACGGCCATGGCGACGTCTCGATGGCCATGCTCCCCGCCTCCTCAGACATATGGAAAAAGATCCGGCGAATATACAGAGAGAAACTCTTCTCCAGTCAAGCTCTCCAAGCCACTCAAGATATCCGGCGAGAGAGGCTGCAGAAGCTCAACGAATACATCAACACGTGCAGCGGAGAGGGCCTCCCTATGAACGTTGGAGAAGCCACCTTCACCACCATGTCCAACCTCATTTTTGCTACCCTTTTCTCCATTGAAATCATCCAATACGGTGTTACAAATAAGGAATTTGAAGGGCATGTTAAGGCCTTCATAAGGTATATGGGAGTTCCCAATGTTGCAGATTTCTTCCCCATCTTTGCTCCTTTGGATCCACAGGGGTTGAGACGGAAGCTCACTCATCACTTCGGGAGCTTGCTTGAGTTAGTCCAGAGCCTCATCGACCAGCGACTGCAGGAAAGAACGACGTCGTCTTACCACAAGAAGAGTGATTTCCTTGAAACCCTCTTAGACCTCTCCCAAGGGAATGAGTATGATTTGAGCATTAATGAAATCAAGCATTTGTCTGTGGTGAGATTAATAATGTTTAATTAACGTTTCCATGCTTACAAACTTTTATTCTAAAACACGAGTACTGTATATGTCAGGATTTAATTCTTGCGGGATCAGATACAAGTGCGGCCACGGTAGAATGGGCAATGGTGGAACTACTACTCCACCCCGACAAAATGGGAAAGCTGAAAGCAGAGCTGAAGAGCGTTGTAGGAGAGAAAAGCATCGTGGAAGAATCAGACATCTCAAGACTCCCATACTTGCAAGCCACCATCAATGAAGTGTTCCGCCTTCACCCTCCTGCGCCTCTCTTATCTCCTCATGTCGCGGAGGATGAAGCGCGAGTCAATGACTATATAATCCCCAAAAATGCTAGAATATTTGTCAATGTTTGGGCAATCATGAGAGATCCAAGCATCTGGAACGATCCGGAGAGCTTTGAGCCTGAACGATTTATAAATAACAACATAAATTTTGGAGGGCAGCATTTGGAGCTAATTCCATTTGGTTCAGGACGGAGAATTTGTCCGGGCTTGCCACTAGCTAGCCACATGTTGCACTGCATGGTGGCAACGATGTGTCACAACTTCGATTGGAAGCTTGAAAAAGGGGCAGAATCCAAAAAACTCCAAAGAGAAGATTTGTTTGGAATAGCACTGCAGAAGAAAACCCATCTTAGAGCTATTCCCATCAAggtttaattattactatatcaTATGGTGGACTTTCATAATTGatattacaataaatatgGAAGACATAGTCATGATTAGATGAGACATTTTGTGTCTCTTATTACTAGATATACTGAATAAATTTGATCAGATGGATGAGATCCTCtgcagtgtattaaaacaCAACATTTGTTGAAGTGCTTAAAACgcacaaaacaataaataaaacgccaaatttataaaatgtcaacacaaatttgtgttgaaattttcaacaaatgtGTTGATTTAGTTAGCAAGGAGCACGTTAAGATGGTtattgatcacatccctacaATTCCATGCCATAACTCCGATGGAGAGAAATTTATACATTTACATAATATTAATGACACAATTGTGGCAGTATTTGATAAGTTCAAAATAGGATGaatagaatatatttatataattactgAAAGTTAGAGTTGATAACTTTGAAATATATGACACAATTAATAAGAGTAGTAAAATggtccaaaatagaaataaaagttaaatagTTAGACATATTATCACGTGGTGTGCCCGTCAATTACAAGTGTATAAATATTATCTCCCCTTTATTGAGCAGGAGGCTTTGTAGGAATAATGTTAGTATATTGCAAAAGAAGATAACAAAGAACTGAGCTTGAGGGTGTTTACTTGATGATTCTGCTTAGGCAAGTTATAACAAAGAATAGGATATAAGAACAGAGCATTTAGATGCACCCTATATTGCTGCTGGTCCATACGGCAAGGACGCCATTACGCGGTCCGTGTATATGTTACAGACTCAAAATAGGCTAGGTCAAGTCGTGTTAACACATGGGCAGCTGTGTGCTTGGCTTGCTCTAATGCATAGCCCATAGGAGTTCTTTCTCCACTTGCAAAACATATCATCCAATTTCtgattaaaatccgtgtcacGTCAATCTGCGCACTATTTTCTCCTATGGAAGAACATTAGTACATACTCCAtgcgtccgccattaggagtcccattttttggtggcacaagttttaagaaatgttaaacaaagtgagtggaaaaaagttaatggaatatgagtaTCATTTGTATATTTACTACTAGAAAATTGGCTTATTGTGGCACTAAAAAATGCCACTAGAAATGTGTTGTCCTCACACTTTATTTATAGTGGTACCTTAAGCAAGTGTATTAACAGTGAGTGTAATGACAGGTATAACGTTATAATAGGCAAACTATTAATTCACCTGAAATCATAACACGTGGTGACATTTATATGTGCCACATAGTGTAATCTATGACTACATTGAACACTGCAATTCTAATATTACTAATTACCTCCCATAAATTTTGGTAATTACATTTCCTGTCCACAATTTCCgtaatttacatttttcatttgtaaatatttataatttatatttttctgcaatttacttttttcgaTTTTGTTCATCGGTAGCTCGACAGAAATTCTTCTGCAAAGGGACCACCTTTTATCTGGCGATTTCTCGCCATTATTCTCCAATACGAATTTACTTGTATCACACTACTATTAGATTAATTAACTTCAAATGGATAGTTCATTCCATGATAGAACAAATTAACTTGTTCGCTACTTGACGATAAATTGTTAGTAATGTTATGCATGATAATCACGGGAAACTAAATCAATTCCTTTTGTAATCTATAACTTAAATCTCATGCTTCATACGAAAGTTCCTAATTCCATCAAGAatgtaaacaaaaatatgatcgcatgaaataaaaatgggAACAGGTAAAAGTCgtctaaatatttaaatgctAGAAATGCTCGTATTCAAACTGAAATAACACATTTGaccttatatatataaaaaaacaccaatcatgcaataatatatcaattcctaaagaaaacaaagtcACCTTGATGAAATGGAGAGGAAGGTAAGTGATGCGGCCGTGAAGGGAGATGTTGCTAAACTGTTACAACCCGATGAAATCACAACCCGACTTGCTTACCAGTATGAAGCTTTCAAGATCCTCTGTAACCAATCTCTCTTGGTCGGGAAAGCGGGGATGTTGAACAACAAGGATATAATTAGAGGGAATACCATGTTGCACATCGcctgaaaatatatattctttttatagtCCTACATACATTACGATATGATAATTCCAATTGCATATGCTTTGGATAACTCTGAACATCCCAAATCATTGGGATTTATTGCTACAGGGTACTTAGATTGACTATGTCCTTCTCGAGTTAGGATTGACATCATTTTCATGAATGAAGATAACATAATTTCATCTGCAGGCTACTTAGATTTTGGGTGTGAAGTTACATCACAAGTTCACAACCACCCTTATTGttacatttaatttgaaataacGAGTTATGGAAATACACCCAAAATTAAACTCTAATCAAGAAAGCTAATGAATcatgaaaatgacaatttaaaATGTTGCATATACTCGCTGAGCCGAAACTGGTGCACCACCACGAATTACAGCTCAAACAAAGGctaatttaaaacataatttgGTCTCTACTTTTCTGTCAAAACAAAGGAATTTGTCCATAACAAAGATGCATCTCTAGCATTCCTAACAAATATAATCTTCATGTCATTACATCAACAACTTAAAGAAGATAAACGTCACGCCTGATGAAACTTTTAACAGAAAATTCTCAtccactaaaatgaaaacgaACCAAAAAGCAACACAACATCTCTAGTAAAAGAACCCAAGAACCTTTCCTCCAACGTTCTTCCTGCGGGCCTCTTCGTGATCCATGATCCCAGCGGATGTTGTCAGCACGATGTAACTAAACTGAAATCAATATTTCCCAAGATTTTAATACACAAGACAtcataatcaataattatgtGGCAAACATTTTCTAAGAAAGCTAGGCTTTGAGATTGAGTCATTGTTAatgtagggatcagatcactcgggattcgctaattaccgggacctctttattgattgatctctgagatggctaatctcagaAATTACAAGCCAAGTACAAACGGTGATACAAGATTATAAGTAATCTAACCCACTGAGATATCTAACAATTACAGGTATCAAACCCTAATTGAGGCCCTAACACTTCCAAGATTTCAACCAATCTTGAATCCAAGTCTAGGTGGAAGAAGTCTTGCAGTCCAGGGCTCAATTTCCTTGACACCAACATCAAAACGGGGACTGATGACACCGCACTTGTTGAGGTAtttaagtataatttataatgcataatttataaactatTTAAGATATTTAAGTATACATAAAAGGTGAGTTTAgataaattaacataattgCCATCAAATTTAAGTATACATAAAAGGTGagatttagataaattaacataattgCCATCAAACCCGttacatataaattttttatgcataatttatatattatatttaagtatatgACACATagatttaaaaagtttttgcATTCACTATGTAAAAGAGGAGAGATTTTAAAAGTTGGGATTAAATTCACATGTCCTTAAGTTTTTggaatttgtcatttttattgcatattGTTATTAATTCCATCTGCTATAATTAAGGAGACTCAAATTTTTggattaatataaaaataaattaataatttatgcatAGCACAAGTGTTACactagtactccttccgtccctaATAATTTATCACCGTGTTATccaacacgagttttaagaaatgtagaaAATATAGAAAAGGTTAACGGcacgtgggtcctacttttatagttttataataaaatgtgagtgagaatgtgttagtggaatgtgaggtacaaaaatgataaaagttaaATGTGACAGATTTTTAGGGATGGgcgaaaaatgaaaataagtgacatATTTTCAGGCACGACGGAGAGAAgtatataaatgtttattgagttaatttaattaaatgaattcaCAATTATATGTAACAAGATAATTTGCGTGTTTGATAGCCAGAttctcaaaaaataaagcCCATGAAAAATAAACTAGGCCCACTGTGCCTGAATGAAAATGTACTCCGTAAAGATGTGCTCATTATAGTGGCCCTATCAGTTAAAAGATCATCTTTTTGCTTCTTCTTTTGTTCGAATCTTGGTTCATTGAGTTATGTTGAAATAAATGAGGGTTAATACTAATTCCAATATATACTTAACTTAATACTACTTCTGTCTACAAAATATAGATAAAGTTGTAAatgactaaaattttaatggatAATTGGTAACATACAAGAAAAAGAGGGAAAATAAGGTGGAAATAGTGGACTGTGAGATCCACATAAAGTATGATGTATGGTTAATACTTCTTCTTCCATTCATAAAAGGTATgaataattttccttttagtaCGTCGCTAACAAGTATGGcctttcaaaatttggaaacatTGCATAAACAACTTCTTGCATCAGTAGACTAAATACAATTGGAAACAACTTCCATCAAGCTATAGAGTGCAATGTACAAAagaatactccctctgtcccagttttatagtcacattttgtcataaaagttcgtcccacatttagaattttccatatttggacatacaattttaccccattgttcatcaaaattacgtcaaaatgtcattatctacattaaaataaaccaaaacaaaaacaaaaaaccaaaaaagtcaaaaagggacgcaccttcaaccaactcacttcatttattacacactccaccatctcatttcatttattacacactccaccatctcacttcattaattacacactccaccaattccttaaaactcgtgtcataactaaatgtgattataaatatgagacgaatggagtattatataacTTACGGATATGATAGACATGTTAAACGACATAGAGAATAAGGTATAGCACCTTTCAGTGTATTGCTCGATAAATCCCTACGTACCAAAATTACATACATCCATCAATAAAGCAAGACGTTAAGTAAAGGGTGTATTGATCTTACAATATAGTCAACATAGAAATGTTTCCAATAGCCGAATGTATTCCTCCTTGAAAATAATTAGCTGGAAAATACCTACAGAGACTCACAAAGCAGGGACGGAGCTAGAAATTCTTAGCACGAGAggcaaaaatatacataaagataatttaaacATTCTAGAAGGGGCAATTAGTAgaagattaatataaaaaattctatagaaagttatacatatataaaagtagttaTATATGAGcaggggcatttgccccatCTAGTAGTTAACTAGATCCGTCCCTGTCACAAAGTATTCACAACTGGAAAATATCCCTAAAAAAGACCaatttattccaaaaaaaagaattgctatgtaaaataaaaaaagggttCCACATTTCCACTTACATGGCTCTTACTCAGAACACTGTGCAATCTTATTAGGAATGAAACCATGAAGACTATTCTGATGAAGTGCCCTAAATtcagaacaaaattaattactacttaattaaaattgacttTAACATTTGGGTGCTGCACCACCAAAATCGAGAGAGGAAAGGTAAGATTAGCGGACCGGACCAAGCTCCGGCAAGTCATTGCATTAACTTAATCCCATCAACTGCGGCGTGTCCTCCGCCCAATCATGATCAAATCAAGCGCATCCTTCATCGCGTGTATTAGCAGCGCCCTCTCCTTCTCCGTCTCCCAAGCCACAACTTTGGACCACCACATCGGCTCGTTTGAGATCCCGACCGCGTCCCTCACCATGGTCGCCAGCATCCTCATCCCCATCCCCATCTATGACCTCATAATTACCTTTAGAGAATGCTTGATTAAGACCAcctccaaccatacaccaagTCCCATTTTTAGTGTAAAAATGTGCTCCAATCATACACCATACCTATAcccatttttgggttttttaatcaaacaacaccaaatttgAAGTGAACACCAAAATTGAGTATCTACTgcaaaaaagttttaaatattgcataatagtccttattattatttagataGTTGAATCAGCCGGCGGCCAATTTGTATACTGTCAATTTGTGTACTAGTACAGTAGTACTTGATAGTTGATTCAAACTATCAGCCGCATAATTTACACACAATTTGTTCATggaatttacatatatttttctaataaaaataattaaatagaaattagCAAGTTgatcatattataataaattattttttttacaaataataactaataaatttactaaataaCAATGAATATTGCTAAAAAAATCTTGTTATTATTTCAAGAGTATATGACCCGATATGACgcaataagaaataaaagtgCTCATCTGGAACTTCAAACTGCGTTAGTTGATCATTTGTGGGAACAATACACAAATTTCGAGTCTTGAATTTTAGCtactttttatgtttatcgtgatatattttatgtaattgcgatatatttaaatgagtttcaatttatatttgaattttattattgcaagtttagtgtatttaattttaaaagtagtgtaattttttttaatataaagtatatttaatacataaatatattaataaaaaaatattgtataattatttaagttacataaattattgataaaatattgtgggactaatatgtaatttaagtaaatatgtaggtataattgaaaaggtataaaaagaatataaatatggaatattcttttgggtttgagtttgaagtaaatgattggagtaaaactactttttggtgtgacccaaattcaaaaatgagtttgagtttggtgtaaatggttggagatggcctAACCAATAGATACTCCTTACTCCTTCAGAAGAGAAGACCTCTACAACCAATGCtgttaattataattcaaaaaaaattataatatatcaaaaatcaaTGGCACGTATGCCACTACTTCAACCTCTCAAGAAACTGAAATATAACCGCTACACCATTACAATTGTAACTATTGCACCATTACTCAGCCCTCCCACTCACTCCAAcgattaatatttcaattcagtaaaaaaaaagttttatttaaataataatatctattCTAAAATGGCATTTCTCTAAATACCACCAAAACttcccttttatatattgtatagatgtATAGATGTtaaagttcaaattttttaattctgcATTTCTGTAGAAAGCTAAAGTCCAAATCTTtaaagggatattggcatctaagagcatctccaatagcaataggccagccacaggctagccactctctctccctgccacgtcatcagcactaaaaatccaccaaCCACATCACCATTTTaagcaaataggctagcctaagGCCAGCCACAtgctagccgcaataaaaataattaataaaacaactacatttatggaattaaatttatgataaattacggaattaaatttacgagacatatacgggaaaattcattcatttcattaaagaaaagaggtacatagataaaaaaaatacatgatttaaaaaaaaatgggcttccacacacgagccccgccgcTCTCTCTACCTcctggggcgataggggggaggatcccctcgctgcccgttgcgcccgcttttggccaaccgggcgagggcAACGAGTAAAGGATGGAAGGACGGAAACTCCTTAGCAtccggggggaggtcgtgggatccgccgctgctgccgctgtTATCGCCGGAATAGTTCAACCTCTTCTTCTCCGGCCACCTAGCGTCGCACCCCGCCCAAAACTTCTCGTAGTCCTTCAGCACCGAGATAGCATTCCCGggaaggtgaactccttataagTCCCCGGCACGGGAAAATGACCCTCccgctatcctccgggcgtcctCCTCGATTCCGCCCACTAGTTAGCATGCGGAGGGCGTTGGTGTACAACCCGAAAATCGGCCGACCGCGGCCCCGATGAGTTCCCACCtcttccggcactcctccctGCTGTAGTCCTTTCCGTGCGGGCGGTTCCTCCGGTAGGCTGCTCTAATCttagcccacatgttgacgatccgACTGGCGGATCGCGCGCAAACTCGACAACCACGCCTTGGCCGGGCCgacgtactcatcctccgtccacttcctcccgCGTGGGGGTGTCGTGAACAGCcgggctgcgacgactcgccgaccacctTGCTCTTCCCCTTGGTCTTCTTCTTTTTCGGTGCGGCCCAACCCGCTGGAACGGGAGTGTCCGGCTCCCCGATATCGATCCTCAtctcatgcaatgacaaaaggtcatccccagtgaactgcgtctctacttgggtcgacgtgtgagacgaagccgtcaaaaaatcaagagagaCGATAGACCGTGTCCCCCCCGGTGACCCATGCATCCCGGGCTGCATCCCTCCCTGCCATACCGGCATCATCCTCATCATCTGTTGCAGCATCTCGGGGCATACCTCCCCACCCCGGCCGTTGTCCGTCCGCCGCTGGCCTACCCCCGCCCAGCATCCCCCACTTGCATCCCCCCTGCATCCCCCCTGCGCTCCCGCCATCATCACCATCAATTGTTGCCAAGGGACGTTAAACCCTTGGCCCATCCTCGCCCGCCCATCTCGCGGCTCCATCTAGATCCcacgggtaccgtgggagtctgagatccgctcgtcgccggattggactcgttgttgttgtccatcactcgatgttgctcttgtacgaaatttagagagagagaaaactcgttaaaacaagtggtgcaaatgaaaatgaaactaaaatcgcgtatatatagtttttcaaaaatttttaaaaaaaataatataaaaaataggcgctggccgatcgctcgccgatcggcacgccacaatggtgTCAaacgcatcggccagcgcctgGAAATCGGCGTGCGCTCGCCGGTTTCTTCGCCGAAATGCCGCTGGCCGGTTCCAATAGTTCGGCTAACtgaccggctagcgacgcgaatcggctagccggtgggctagccgctattgcaGATGCTCtatatcatgaaatttttaaaaagttggtcttttccacgaactttaaaattgacaaataatatcacaaactgtCACGAACACacttgctaaggatagcaCAGTCGGGAAACCATGACTAGGGGCGGGGGTATAAGAAGCGGGGAAAGAAATaggggaaaaataaaatcaaacattgGTTGGAGATATGACTAATCAAGTGCTGATACATAGAGGAAAAGATACTCGCTTATGAAAACTCGagtaattatttgtaaaagttttcaaaatacCAGAGTTTTGAACAAAATACACTTGAGTCTTTTAAGATGCACAGCGGAAGGAAAAGAACGCGGTTccatgtatggagacatgAACCTCCGAGAGTCTTAATCTGACTGAATTAAATGTATTGTCTCAATAGCACTTCCTCCACCACTTtgctgctcaacctgcacatttagaaatatatgtagggctgagtacaaaagtactcagtgaacacattgccgaaaaatgcaaatatacatttgaaaatattgtcaagTCATTATCACAGTAATACTCGGgggttttattaaaaagactTGAGCTtactaaaaatcatttttcgaCTGCAGTCCATTTTCTTTCTGTATTTTGCCATATCTGATCATCTTGTGCCGTAGAGATGGTGTTCTCTCACGGTCACATTAATAATCTTGTGCCGTAGAGATGGTGTTCTCTCACGGTCACATCAACATTCTTGTGccgggaaggtggccaccttcctcGGTCACCAGACCTGCCCTCTGGCCATAGGTCTcctgtgtacactagtccgagtagggacaccaccctcacttggacccgaattcgattcacATATCATCATTCATAACTCACTTGGCCTCACGCCAaaacagataggcatcatacacaaaacattttggcaagacaacatcatttaaaataaacaacgAGCATATGTTCGagtttttcataaaatatcactttaaaaataatttgcatttttatccacattagtatgtagGATAGAAAAATTCACCTCGTACGCTTtccaatatttttgaaaataattctCCACTTCACAATGTTACTTTCCTCTCAATTCTCCCTTTTTGGACACAAATACTAGATAAATTAAGCTTCAAGCATATATAATAAGATGATGATGTGCATTTAACTATATGCTTTTTCTTCTATGGATCTTTATAATCGTACATTGATAAATTTGTCTTCAtcccaattattaaaatttaatccgAATATTAATTTGACTGTTACATCGTTAGAAAATTGCAATATGAAAGattacttacacccaccttctctctctttaattaaacactttaaccaataatttctaaaatctcgtgccgactaagcaatgtgtcatcttagccgggacagagggagtatcaattttgtatgttaaaaatatcaacataaagacacaaatttatcaatattcgtgtgttgataaatttagtctttgtgttgatatttaaatttacatgttgtattgatataattatgtctttatgttgataattttaatacacataattgaaagttattaattattactgtGAATTAGTCAGCACCCCTAGCGAGTAAAGTCAAATTTAGATTACATTTAATAGTCTATGATTCaagatttaattagtttgCACTTCCTAATTCCATAATCCTTTCCTCATCATGAATAGAAGATTGAGAAAATCAGATTATTATTGAGAAAAcattaaacaattaaacatttgtcctttaatttatttgcagATACTAATTCATTAATCCTTTGCAgagaataattataaatagggtACTCAAATCAGATTAATTTACAgaagatttaaaaattttcttcctttttgtttACGGTCAGAAAATATCACTCaaatttccttatttttcatagtttaacttataaatatcGTGAACCACAAAAGTTTATCAAACCAAAACATATAAACCTGTCAATTTACATCTATTTAGCAAACCAAAACAATGTTCTCACCCTTTCAAACAAGATAGCTAGTTGAACCCAAATACATCatgaaatcaattttgaaattagaattCGTGAAACCCAGATCGCCTATGAATTGGACCAAATTGTGTCAAAAAATTAGGGCTGATGAACTGAATTAATGCACCAAATTCAGcgttaaaaaataattaatgccTCAATACTAACCTTGTCGTCGCGTGTAAGTCGGTGTGCAGTTCCGGTGGACCTTCTTTAAACAACAGTCAGTCATCGGAAGCTCGTAGAACACGCAGGTTGAGGAGAATCATATGGTAATTTGTTCTCAAATTCTGAATAAAATACATTCAAAGAGAGGGTTATTTTGGAGGGGTAATTACAATctacatacaaaatgtttcaccaatgtttcaattgagtacaaaatgttttaaattaacaaatatcaTGAAATACATCATGTTTCAAACAATTGAGTGCAAAA is a window from the Salvia hispanica cultivar TCC Black 2014 chromosome 1, UniMelb_Shisp_WGS_1.0, whole genome shotgun sequence genome containing:
- the LOC125202663 gene encoding 11-hydroxysugiol 20-monooxygenase-like: MQASILVSFALVAAWLIYTRRRQWRHKLPPGPPCLPIIGNMLQLGPNPHKSFANLSKTYGPLMFLKLGNQSVVVASSPETAKQVLQKHGHVFSTPFTPNAVCVHGHGDVSMAMLPASSDIWKKIRRIYREKLFSSQALQATQDIRRERLQKLNEYINTCSGEGLPMNVGEATFTTMSNLIFATLFSIEIIQYGVTNKEFEGHVKAFIRYMGVPNVADFFPIFAPLDPQGLRRKLTHHFGSLLELVQSLIDQRLQERTTSSYHKKSDFLETLLDLSQGNEYDLSINEIKHLSVDLILAGSDTSAATVEWAMVELLLHPDKMGKLKAELKSVVGEKSIVEESDISRLPYLQATINEVFRLHPPAPLLSPHVAEDEARVNDYIIPKNARIFVNVWAIMRDPSIWNDPESFEPERFINNNINFGGQHLELIPFGSGRRICPGLPLASHMLHCMVATMCHNFDWKLEKGAESKKLQREDLFGIALQKKTHLRAIPIKV